Proteins from a genomic interval of Microbacterium phyllosphaerae:
- a CDS encoding inositol monophosphatase family protein encodes MSLELELAHLASLIAREAGDLARTRRAEGVHLAATKSTLADIVTDADREVEALIRARLQAARPGDGFLGEESEADPGETGITWVVDPIDGTVNYAYGIPSYAVSIAAVSGTAVPGEWNALAAAVYAPASGETFTAARGHGAFLGEQRLAVTSETPAGALLATGFGYDPATHDGDLATVRAIMPIARDLRRAGSAALDLAFVAAGRLDGYFERGLKPWDHAAGALLVSEAGGRVSLIDTASPRPMVVAGGTRVHDRILEILRDET; translated from the coding sequence GTGAGCCTCGAGCTCGAACTCGCCCACCTCGCATCGCTGATCGCGCGCGAGGCCGGCGACCTGGCACGCACGAGGCGCGCCGAGGGCGTGCACCTCGCAGCGACGAAGTCGACACTCGCCGACATCGTGACCGATGCCGATCGCGAGGTCGAGGCACTCATCCGTGCGCGCCTGCAGGCCGCCCGGCCGGGAGACGGGTTCCTCGGTGAGGAGTCCGAGGCCGATCCCGGAGAGACGGGGATCACCTGGGTCGTCGATCCGATCGACGGAACGGTGAACTACGCCTACGGCATCCCCTCCTATGCGGTGAGCATCGCAGCCGTGAGCGGCACCGCCGTGCCGGGGGAGTGGAACGCTCTCGCCGCAGCCGTCTACGCGCCCGCATCGGGAGAGACGTTCACCGCCGCGCGGGGCCATGGCGCGTTCCTCGGCGAGCAGCGGCTCGCGGTCACGTCCGAGACGCCCGCGGGTGCGCTGCTGGCGACCGGGTTCGGGTACGACCCGGCGACGCATGACGGCGACCTCGCGACCGTTCGAGCGATCATGCCGATCGCGAGGGATCTTCGTCGGGCCGGATCCGCAGCGCTGGACCTCGCCTTCGTCGCGGCCGGGCGTCTGGACGGATACTTCGAGCGCGGGCTCAAGCCCTGGGATCATGCGGCAGGAGCACTGCTCGTCAGCGAAGCCGGTGGTCGGGTCTCGCTCATCGACACCGCGTCGCCGAGACCCATGGTCGTCGCCGGTGGTACCCGGGTCCACGACCGCATCCTCGAGATTCTTCGAGATGAAACGTGA
- a CDS encoding FadR/GntR family transcriptional regulator, with translation MTVSSAGSPVHDSLVAELGRAIVDGVHAPGSRMLTVELAQERGVSRSAAREAVRVLESFGLVWVRRKSGVEVRPRSEWNVYAPEVIAWTLAGPGRDAQLRELSQLRSVIEPLAARLAAGTATSEQKVDLVSLVVAMGQEDHDADRERYLTADIRFHRLLLESSGNGMLAALGGMVEAVLRGRTAHDLMPHVANQSAVQWHRDVAFAVASGDGDAAATAMRNIVSEADEAMQRAAE, from the coding sequence ATGACCGTCTCCAGCGCCGGAAGCCCCGTTCACGACTCCCTCGTCGCGGAGCTCGGTCGAGCCATCGTCGACGGCGTGCATGCCCCGGGCTCGCGGATGCTCACGGTCGAACTCGCCCAGGAGCGCGGAGTCTCGCGCTCCGCCGCACGCGAGGCCGTGCGTGTTCTCGAGTCCTTCGGGCTGGTCTGGGTGCGCCGCAAGTCGGGCGTCGAAGTGCGTCCTCGATCGGAATGGAACGTGTACGCGCCGGAGGTGATCGCCTGGACGCTGGCGGGGCCCGGGCGAGACGCGCAGCTCCGCGAGCTCAGCCAGCTGCGTTCGGTGATCGAGCCCCTGGCTGCGAGGCTCGCCGCAGGCACGGCGACCTCCGAGCAGAAGGTCGATCTCGTGTCACTCGTGGTCGCGATGGGGCAGGAGGACCACGACGCCGATCGTGAACGCTACCTCACCGCCGACATCCGCTTCCACCGGTTGCTGCTCGAGTCTTCGGGCAACGGGATGCTCGCCGCTCTCGGTGGCATGGTCGAAGCGGTCCTCCGCGGCAGGACTGCGCACGATCTGATGCCGCATGTGGCGAACCAGAGCGCGGTCCAGTGGCATCGCGATGTCGCGTTCGCGGTGGCGAGCGGTGACGGGGATGCCGCGGCGACCGCGATGCGGAACATCGTCTCGGAGGCGGACGAGGCGATGCAGCGCGCCGCCGAGTAG
- a CDS encoding FBP domain-containing protein, with protein MRALTEADIRASFLNADEDELRVMEMPHDFVLIDWDYLDFFAWRDPSAGRRGYILTQHEGEISGFVLRVSDPGRGRAGMCNICHTMQPGNQVALFSARRAGGAGARGDSVGTYICADLSCHENVRLAHPLAPNEVLAPGQVDMRLDGTRRRMEAFAKRVRDEP; from the coding sequence ATGCGAGCGCTCACCGAGGCAGACATCCGTGCGTCCTTTCTCAACGCGGACGAGGATGAGCTGCGGGTCATGGAGATGCCGCACGACTTCGTCCTGATCGACTGGGACTATCTGGACTTCTTCGCCTGGCGCGACCCCAGTGCCGGTCGACGCGGCTACATCCTCACCCAGCACGAGGGTGAGATCTCGGGCTTCGTGCTGCGGGTCTCGGATCCCGGCCGGGGCCGGGCGGGCATGTGCAACATCTGCCACACGATGCAGCCCGGCAACCAGGTGGCTCTCTTCTCCGCCCGGCGGGCGGGCGGCGCCGGGGCGCGAGGGGATTCTGTGGGAACCTACATCTGCGCTGACCTCTCGTGCCACGAGAATGTGAGGCTCGCTCACCCGCTCGCTCCCAACGAGGTGCTGGCACCCGGACAGGTGGACATGCGACTCGACGGCACCAGGCGGCGTATGGAGGCTTTCGCCAAGCGGGTGCGGGACGAACCCTGA
- a CDS encoding M23 family metallopeptidase, which yields MPFENSQAASAPTRRSSRPRTAAFEASAAGVTEAVSEAAPATPEAPFSRRAARQRLNTAEVFIAATAVAAASAASDSTDVIDPTEVAEPSVDAAEQSHAEPVFAEAGDAAQADAPVGDAFESASRAFRAVTTETVTVTEPAPEATAADEAPAEHIARRRPKARKFLAVGATVGVMSIAGLLAVGMTLPAEAVAAVQGAQSVGATSLVAASGSAAAGEADDEIQAFVTSSDVQNESLARSDSFSTVSLIQVASEEGINYSNEVFTNDPEAAIQWPFKVGVGMSSGYGMRWGRLHEGIDFVPGEGAPIQAIADGVVRIATEQGGAYGVTVYIDHVIDGQVITSHYSHMQYGSLQVKAGQTVKVGDIVGHTGNTGRSYGAHLHFEIIINGSTIDPLPWLRENAGRYSY from the coding sequence TTGCCCTTCGAGAATTCACAGGCTGCCTCTGCGCCCACGCGCCGCTCCAGCCGTCCCCGCACTGCGGCCTTCGAGGCCTCTGCGGCAGGAGTGACGGAAGCCGTCTCCGAAGCCGCACCGGCCACCCCGGAAGCCCCCTTTTCGCGCCGCGCCGCTCGTCAGCGACTGAACACCGCAGAGGTCTTCATCGCTGCGACCGCAGTCGCCGCGGCATCCGCTGCCTCTGATTCGACCGACGTGATCGACCCGACGGAAGTCGCTGAGCCGTCCGTCGACGCCGCCGAGCAGTCGCACGCCGAGCCCGTGTTCGCTGAGGCAGGCGACGCCGCTCAGGCGGACGCACCGGTCGGCGACGCTTTCGAGTCCGCATCCCGTGCGTTCCGCGCCGTCACGACCGAGACCGTCACGGTCACCGAGCCCGCTCCCGAGGCAACGGCCGCAGACGAGGCGCCGGCCGAGCACATTGCCCGTCGCCGCCCGAAGGCCCGCAAGTTCCTCGCCGTCGGCGCGACCGTCGGCGTGATGAGCATCGCAGGACTCCTCGCCGTGGGCATGACGCTCCCCGCCGAAGCCGTTGCTGCTGTCCAGGGCGCGCAGTCCGTCGGAGCGACGTCTCTCGTCGCCGCATCCGGATCGGCTGCCGCAGGTGAGGCGGACGACGAGATCCAGGCGTTCGTCACCTCGTCCGATGTGCAGAACGAGTCGCTCGCGCGCTCGGACAGCTTCTCGACCGTCTCGCTGATCCAGGTGGCGTCGGAAGAGGGCATCAACTACTCCAACGAGGTCTTCACCAACGACCCCGAGGCCGCCATCCAGTGGCCCTTCAAGGTCGGCGTGGGCATGAGCTCGGGCTACGGAATGCGCTGGGGCCGTCTGCACGAGGGAATCGACTTCGTCCCGGGCGAGGGTGCACCCATCCAGGCGATCGCGGATGGCGTCGTGCGCATCGCGACCGAGCAGGGCGGCGCCTACGGCGTGACCGTCTACATCGATCACGTGATCGATGGACAGGTCATCACGAGCCACTACTCGCACATGCAGTACGGCTCGCTCCAGGTCAAGGCGGGGCAGACCGTCAAGGTCGGCGACATCGTCGGGCACACGGGTAACACCGGTCGCTCGTACGGCGCTCACCTGCATTTCGAGATCATCATCAACGGCAGCACGATCGATCCGCTGCCGTGGTTGCGCGAGAACGCGGGCCGGTACTCGTACTGA
- a CDS encoding GntP family permease has translation MALFTPAADALMTAVTDAAAPDRPAGQLITAAVIGIAVIIVLITWVKLHPFLSLTIGALATGAIAGMDIAASVTSFSTGFGTTMGGVGILIALGAIYGKLLADSGGADRIVDTLVSRASARSLPWVMGLIGAVIGLPMFFEVGLVLLVPVIILVARRSGAPLMRIAIPTLAGLSAMHGLVPPHPGPLAAIDALGANLGLTLAFGVIVAIPAVIISGPLFARFAARWVDVPVPELFVTEEDEGVDQRRRPSFGATLFSILLPVFLMLAKAVADISAAGSDAPWKVALDFLGTPVIALLIAVLAGFFILGRGAGFDRTKINDIVGSSLGPIAGILLIVGAGGGFKQVLVDTGIGDVIAQFVSGSSVSVLILAWLVAVVIRVATGSATVATITAAGILQPLTETLDSPMVALLVLAIGSGSVFLSHVNDAGFWLIKEYFGLSIPQTLKSWTVLECLISVTGLAGVLVLSIFV, from the coding sequence ATGGCACTCTTCACCCCCGCCGCTGACGCGCTCATGACGGCCGTCACCGACGCCGCAGCACCCGACCGCCCCGCGGGCCAGCTCATCACCGCCGCCGTGATCGGCATCGCAGTGATCATCGTCCTCATCACGTGGGTCAAGCTGCATCCGTTCCTGTCGCTCACGATCGGTGCACTCGCCACCGGCGCGATCGCCGGCATGGACATCGCCGCCTCCGTCACCAGCTTCTCGACCGGATTCGGCACGACCATGGGCGGCGTCGGCATCCTGATCGCGCTCGGAGCGATCTACGGCAAGCTCCTCGCCGATTCGGGCGGAGCCGACCGCATCGTCGACACTCTCGTCAGCCGGGCCAGCGCACGCTCCCTCCCCTGGGTGATGGGCCTCATCGGCGCCGTCATCGGGCTGCCGATGTTCTTCGAGGTCGGTCTCGTCCTGCTCGTACCGGTCATCATCCTCGTCGCGCGTCGCTCCGGCGCTCCCCTGATGCGCATCGCGATCCCGACACTCGCCGGGCTCTCGGCGATGCACGGACTCGTCCCGCCGCACCCAGGACCGCTCGCCGCCATCGACGCGCTCGGTGCCAACCTCGGCCTCACCCTCGCGTTCGGCGTCATCGTCGCGATCCCCGCCGTGATCATCTCCGGCCCCCTGTTCGCGCGGTTCGCGGCCCGCTGGGTCGACGTCCCCGTTCCTGAACTGTTCGTGACCGAAGAGGACGAGGGCGTCGACCAGCGTCGCCGCCCGTCGTTCGGCGCCACGCTCTTCAGCATCCTGCTCCCCGTGTTCCTCATGCTGGCGAAGGCCGTCGCCGACATCTCGGCCGCCGGATCCGACGCCCCCTGGAAGGTCGCCCTCGACTTCCTCGGCACACCCGTCATCGCACTGCTGATCGCCGTGCTCGCCGGATTCTTCATCCTCGGCCGCGGAGCCGGCTTCGACCGCACGAAGATCAACGACATCGTCGGCTCCTCGCTGGGCCCGATCGCCGGCATCCTGCTGATCGTCGGCGCCGGTGGCGGTTTCAAGCAGGTGCTGGTCGACACCGGCATCGGCGACGTGATCGCGCAGTTCGTCTCGGGCTCGTCGGTCTCCGTCCTGATCCTCGCCTGGCTGGTCGCCGTGGTCATCCGCGTCGCCACAGGATCTGCGACCGTGGCGACCATCACCGCCGCCGGCATCCTGCAGCCGCTCACCGAGACACTCGACTCCCCCATGGTCGCGCTGCTCGTGCTGGCGATCGGCTCGGGATCCGTGTTCCTCTCTCACGTCAACGACGCGGGGTTCTGGCTCATCAAGGAGTACTTCGGTCTCAGCATCCCGCAAACGCTGAAGTCCTGGACGGTGCTCGAGTGCCTGATCTCCGTCACGGGCCTTGCCGGCGTCCTCGTCCTGAGCATCTTCGTCTGA
- a CDS encoding enoyl-CoA hydratase/isomerase family protein, whose protein sequence is MSDAILFSVDEGLARLTLNRPARLNAFNADLAHAWRDATAEATSRADVKAIVVDAAGLAFCAGGDVIEMATTMGSGDEITALAEVINAGIRSLTESAVPVVAAAHGTTAGGGLGILLSSDYAVVGSRSRLGSLYANIGLTPDLSVSAQLARAIGQRRALQLVLQDRLLSAAEAVEWGLVAEAVEGVDSSDEAEKVRARAEEVARFWLAGAAEAYGHAKRLVRSQPERTFAAQLSEEARSIGASMATPDAQARIAAFAASSARKS, encoded by the coding sequence ATGAGCGATGCCATCCTGTTTTCCGTCGATGAGGGGTTGGCCCGGCTCACGCTGAACCGCCCTGCGCGACTCAACGCCTTCAATGCTGATCTCGCCCACGCGTGGCGTGACGCGACGGCGGAGGCGACATCGCGGGCCGACGTGAAGGCGATCGTGGTGGATGCCGCGGGCCTGGCGTTCTGCGCGGGCGGCGATGTCATCGAGATGGCGACGACCATGGGATCGGGCGACGAGATCACCGCGCTCGCCGAGGTCATCAACGCGGGCATCCGGTCGCTGACCGAGTCCGCGGTGCCCGTCGTCGCGGCGGCCCACGGCACGACGGCCGGGGGCGGCCTCGGCATCCTGCTCAGCAGCGACTACGCCGTCGTCGGCTCGCGCTCTCGCCTGGGCAGTCTGTATGCGAACATCGGCCTCACCCCTGATCTCTCCGTCTCGGCACAGCTCGCCCGCGCGATCGGGCAGCGTCGGGCCCTTCAGCTCGTGCTGCAGGATCGCCTGCTCTCGGCCGCAGAGGCCGTCGAGTGGGGGCTCGTCGCGGAGGCCGTCGAAGGGGTCGACTCGTCGGACGAAGCAGAGAAGGTGCGCGCGCGAGCCGAAGAGGTCGCCCGCTTCTGGCTCGCCGGGGCCGCCGAGGCATACGGGCACGCCAAGCGGCTCGTGCGCTCGCAGCCCGAGCGCACGTTCGCCGCACAGCTGAGCGAGGAGGCTCGCTCGATCGGGGCGTCGATGGCGACCCCCGACGCGCAGGCCCGGATCGCCGCGTTCGCGGCCTCGTCGGCACGGAAGAGCTGA